Proteins encoded by one window of Streptomyces sp. ALI-76-A:
- a CDS encoding helix-turn-helix transcriptional regulator: protein MEARKAVTGDDDGRRTRRAGRPERPLDPDTGPVARFAWELRQLRVRAGTPSYRDLATRVHYAPSTLADAARGHRLPTREVAVALATACGGDRGEWVRRWHAASARARAGASAGKADRTDRTDPASRVNRTGRTGRTGAQSPPAPPGDACGCGGPAVVSARHRRRTRSLAGAAVVLAALAAVAATLGRRRKTRVRAELSLGPHTVRGSLSLCPRGDLNPHAR, encoded by the coding sequence GTGGAAGCGAGGAAGGCTGTGACGGGGGACGACGACGGGCGCCGGACGCGCCGCGCGGGAAGACCGGAGCGTCCACTGGATCCGGACACGGGCCCGGTGGCCCGATTCGCCTGGGAACTACGGCAGTTACGGGTGCGAGCGGGCACCCCCAGCTACCGTGACCTCGCCACACGGGTCCACTACGCGCCGAGCACCCTGGCCGACGCGGCCCGAGGACACCGCCTGCCGACCCGGGAGGTCGCCGTCGCGCTCGCCACCGCGTGCGGCGGGGACCGGGGCGAATGGGTACGGCGCTGGCACGCCGCGTCGGCACGGGCTCGCGCCGGCGCCTCGGCGGGGAAGGCCGACCGGACGGACCGGACGGACCCGGCCAGCCGGGTTAATCGGACCGGCAGAACCGGCAGGACCGGGGCTCAGTCGCCGCCCGCACCGCCTGGGGATGCCTGCGGGTGCGGGGGCCCGGCGGTCGTCTCCGCCCGCCACCGACGAAGGACGCGGTCACTGGCCGGCGCCGCAGTGGTCCTCGCCGCGCTGGCCGCGGTCGCCGCCACGCTCGGACGACGCCGGAAAACACGTGTGCGGGCCGAGCTTTCGCTCGGCCCGCACACGGTGCGTGGTTCTCTGTCTCTGTGTCCGAGGGGGGACTTGAACCCCCACGCCCGTTAA
- a CDS encoding LysR family transcriptional regulator, with translation MLADVDNEFFEESGGLAARGGQVPAQVDLNLLRTFLAVYRSGSFTAAAPLLRLSQPTVTTQIRALEQQTGRALFTRSPRGAEPTHHAHELADRLAGPLDALAALEGQGTGPAARAVPVHLAGPAELLCTRALPALAPLVADGVLLRVTTGLTDPLLDGLRAGRHDLVISTRRTRGRTLPSVPLADEEFVLVAAPVWARRVEERRTADGPCAAVRDVPLVTYAEDLPIARRYWRTVFGKRLAVQAAVTVPDLRGVLAAVVAGAGYSVLPRYLCQEDITAGRLVLLDDPAEPPVNTAYLVERPGATANPDVARVRDHLLRAARSW, from the coding sequence ATGCTGGCCGACGTGGACAACGAGTTCTTCGAGGAGAGCGGCGGCCTCGCGGCCCGTGGCGGGCAGGTGCCCGCGCAGGTCGATCTCAACCTGCTGCGGACGTTCCTGGCGGTCTACCGTTCCGGCTCCTTCACCGCCGCCGCGCCCCTGCTGCGGCTGTCCCAGCCGACCGTGACGACGCAGATCCGGGCGCTGGAGCAGCAGACGGGACGGGCGCTGTTCACCCGGTCGCCGCGCGGTGCGGAGCCCACGCACCACGCGCACGAACTGGCCGACCGCCTCGCCGGACCGCTCGACGCCCTCGCCGCGCTGGAAGGACAGGGCACCGGCCCCGCCGCCCGGGCCGTTCCGGTGCACCTCGCCGGTCCCGCCGAGCTGCTGTGCACCCGGGCGCTGCCCGCGCTGGCCCCGCTGGTGGCGGACGGCGTGCTGCTGCGGGTGACGACGGGGCTGACCGATCCGCTGCTCGACGGCCTGCGGGCGGGCCGCCACGATCTCGTGATCTCCACCCGCCGTACCCGCGGCCGCACCCTGCCCTCCGTCCCGCTGGCGGACGAGGAGTTCGTCCTGGTCGCCGCCCCGGTGTGGGCCCGGCGCGTCGAGGAACGCCGTACCGCCGACGGACCCTGCGCGGCGGTTCGGGACGTGCCCCTGGTGACCTACGCCGAGGATCTCCCGATCGCCCGCCGCTACTGGCGCACCGTCTTCGGCAAACGGCTCGCCGTCCAGGCCGCGGTGACCGTGCCCGACCTGCGCGGCGTTCTCGCCGCCGTCGTGGCGGGCGCCGGCTACAGCGTGCTGCCGCGCTATCTGTGCCAGGAGGACATCACCGCCGGCCGGCTGGTCCTGCTCGACGACCCGGCCGAACCACCGGTCAACACGGCCTACCTCGTCGAGCGCCCGGGCGCGACCGCCAACCCGGACGTCGCCCGGGTCCGCGACCACCTCCTACGGGCCGCCCGCAGCTGGTGA
- a CDS encoding type 1 glutamine amidotransferase domain-containing protein has product MAKILFVMTGADQWTLADGTRHRTGYWAEEAVVPLDAFKAAGHEVTVATPGGVVPPVDPGSLAPEANGGAEQAARVRRAVESAGEFTRPLVLADVRLDDYDAVYVPGGHGPMEDLAVDPDSGRLLADAVGRGLPVGVVCHGPAALLAAVKDDGSNAYAGYRITAFTNTEEQLAGNAEKAIWLLEDRLTEAGLKVEAGEPWAPHVQVDRNVVTGQNPASSGPLAAELLKKLA; this is encoded by the coding sequence ATGGCGAAGATCCTGTTCGTGATGACCGGCGCCGACCAGTGGACGCTGGCCGACGGCACCCGGCACCGCACCGGCTACTGGGCCGAGGAGGCGGTCGTGCCGCTGGACGCGTTCAAGGCGGCGGGCCACGAGGTCACGGTGGCCACACCGGGCGGCGTCGTCCCGCCGGTCGACCCGGGCAGCCTGGCCCCCGAGGCCAACGGCGGCGCCGAGCAGGCCGCGCGGGTGCGGCGGGCGGTGGAGTCGGCGGGCGAGTTCACGCGTCCCCTCGTGCTGGCCGACGTACGGCTCGACGACTACGACGCCGTGTACGTGCCCGGTGGCCACGGCCCGATGGAGGACCTGGCGGTCGACCCCGACTCCGGCCGCCTCCTGGCCGACGCGGTGGGGCGCGGGCTGCCGGTCGGCGTGGTGTGCCACGGCCCGGCCGCGCTGCTGGCGGCGGTGAAGGACGACGGGTCCAACGCCTACGCCGGCTACCGGATCACCGCGTTCACCAACACCGAGGAGCAGCTGGCCGGCAATGCCGAGAAGGCGATCTGGCTGTTGGAGGACCGGCTGACCGAGGCGGGCCTGAAGGTCGAGGCCGGTGAGCCGTGGGCCCCGCACGTCCAGGTCGACCGCAACGTCGTCACCGGCCAGAACCCCGCCTCCTCCGGCCCCCTCGCCGCCGAACTGCTCAAGAAGCTGGCCTGA
- a CDS encoding elongation factor G produces MRTNLHALAAVRNLGILAHVDAGKTTVTERILYATGTTHKRGEVHDGTTVTDFDPQERDRGITIFAAAVSCAWDGHRINLIDTPGHVDFADEVERSLRVLDGAVAVFDAVAGVEPQSESVWRQADRHGVPRIAFVNKLDRAGADLDTAVASIRDRLHPAPLVVQLPIGREDRFTGVVDLLRMRALTWDENGGTVHEGPVPDDLREEALRRRRLLEEAVAELHPGALEEFCERSADGTRTPGPHASGPYGPGPHTADTHTPGAHTPHADPANLPRLDTRTLVGALRDLTRCGDGVVVLCGSAYRNRGIEPLLDAVVAYLPSPLDVPAVRGTYEGTEQERAADPHAPFAALAFKVNATPTGRLTYLRVYSGTIGKGDMVMDAGARRTERIGRILQVRADRHAQVDRALAGDIVAVVGLKSTRAGSTLCAPDAPLVLEPPGVADPVVSVAVEARRSVDTDRLARALARLVEEDPSLVVRSDPETGQTLLSGMGELHLEVAVEKVRRDHGLEVAVGRPGVAHRETVARGVSGFVHRHVKQDGGAGQFAHVVLDVEPLGAQEPLESPQPESGGGFAFRSTVVGGRVPREYVRAVEAGCRDALAEGPLGGHPVTGLRVTLTDGATHVKDSSEAAFRTAGRFALREALRASVMTLLEPVAEVTVTVPEDAVGTVLGDLAARRGRISGSATRAGAAVVTATVPLAELFGYATRLRSRTQGRGTFTARPTGYAPAPAPVPEPAPAATPVR; encoded by the coding sequence GTGCGCACGAACCTCCATGCCCTCGCCGCCGTCCGCAACCTCGGCATCCTCGCCCATGTCGACGCCGGCAAGACCACCGTCACCGAGCGGATCCTGTACGCCACCGGTACCACCCACAAGCGTGGTGAGGTCCACGACGGCACCACCGTCACCGACTTCGACCCGCAGGAGCGCGATCGCGGTATCACGATCTTCGCCGCGGCCGTCAGCTGCGCCTGGGACGGCCACCGGATCAACCTGATCGACACCCCGGGGCACGTCGACTTCGCCGACGAGGTGGAGCGTTCCCTGCGCGTCCTGGACGGCGCGGTCGCGGTGTTCGACGCCGTCGCGGGCGTGGAACCGCAGAGCGAGTCGGTGTGGCGGCAGGCCGACCGGCACGGCGTGCCGAGGATCGCGTTCGTCAACAAGCTGGACCGCGCGGGCGCCGACCTCGACACCGCCGTGGCGTCGATCCGGGACCGTCTGCACCCGGCCCCGCTGGTCGTCCAGCTGCCCATCGGCCGGGAGGACCGGTTCACCGGTGTCGTCGACCTGCTGCGGATGCGGGCGCTGACCTGGGACGAGAACGGCGGGACGGTCCACGAGGGCCCGGTCCCGGACGACCTGCGCGAGGAGGCGCTGCGACGCCGCCGACTGCTGGAGGAGGCCGTGGCCGAACTCCACCCGGGTGCGCTGGAGGAATTCTGCGAGCGGTCGGCGGACGGCACGCGGACGCCCGGTCCACATGCGTCCGGTCCATATGGGCCCGGTCCACATACGGCCGATACACACACGCCCGGTGCACACACGCCCCACGCCGACCCGGCGAACCTGCCAAGACTCGACACCCGCACCCTCGTCGGCGCTCTCCGTGACCTCACCCGCTGCGGAGACGGCGTGGTCGTGCTGTGCGGCTCGGCCTACCGCAACCGCGGGATCGAGCCGCTGCTCGACGCCGTCGTGGCGTACCTGCCGTCCCCGCTGGACGTTCCCGCCGTACGCGGCACGTACGAGGGGACCGAGCAGGAACGGGCCGCGGATCCGCACGCGCCGTTCGCGGCGCTGGCGTTCAAGGTGAACGCCACCCCGACGGGACGGCTGACCTACCTGCGGGTGTACTCGGGAACGATCGGAAAGGGGGACATGGTGATGGACGCGGGTGCGCGGCGCACGGAGCGGATCGGCCGGATCCTCCAGGTGCGGGCCGACCGGCACGCCCAGGTGGACCGGGCGCTCGCCGGGGACATCGTCGCCGTGGTCGGGCTGAAGTCCACCCGGGCGGGTTCGACCCTGTGCGCGCCCGACGCTCCGCTGGTCCTGGAACCGCCGGGTGTGGCCGACCCGGTCGTCTCGGTGGCGGTCGAGGCGCGCCGGTCGGTCGACACGGACCGGCTGGCGAGGGCGCTCGCACGGCTGGTCGAGGAGGACCCGTCGCTGGTGGTCCGCTCCGATCCCGAGACCGGGCAGACGCTGCTGTCCGGCATGGGTGAACTGCACCTGGAGGTCGCGGTGGAGAAGGTCCGGCGGGACCACGGGCTGGAGGTCGCGGTCGGCCGGCCCGGCGTCGCCCACCGCGAGACGGTCGCCCGAGGTGTGTCCGGCTTCGTCCACCGGCACGTCAAACAGGACGGCGGGGCGGGTCAGTTCGCGCACGTCGTCCTCGACGTGGAGCCGTTGGGGGCGCAGGAGCCGCTGGAGTCACCGCAGCCGGAATCGGGCGGCGGCTTCGCGTTCCGCTCGACCGTCGTCGGCGGGCGTGTGCCGCGCGAGTACGTCCGCGCGGTCGAGGCCGGCTGCCGGGACGCCCTCGCGGAGGGCCCGCTCGGCGGGCACCCGGTCACCGGGCTGCGGGTCACCCTGACCGACGGCGCGACCCATGTGAAGGACTCCTCGGAGGCGGCGTTCCGCACCGCGGGCCGGTTCGCCCTCCGGGAGGCCCTGCGCGCCTCGGTGATGACCCTGCTCGAACCGGTCGCCGAGGTCACGGTCACCGTCCCCGAGGACGCCGTCGGCACCGTCCTCGGCGACCTCGCCGCACGCCGCGGCCGGATCTCCGGCTCGGCCACGCGTGCGGGCGCGGCGGTGGTCACCGCGACCGTGCCGCTGGCCGAACTCTTCGGCTACGCGACCCGGTTGCGCAGCCGCACCCAGGGCCGCGGCACGTTCACGGCCCGCCCGACCGGCTACGCGCCGGCACCGGCGCCCGTACCGGAGCCCGCGCCGGCGGCGACGCCGGTCCGTTGA
- a CDS encoding coagulation factor 5/8 type domain-containing protein, whose product MSSASAEPPAPPALGRRTVLGAAASATVLGGLSAPASASPARTGPRALPGGGDLGPNVLVFDPGTPGIQARLDEVFARQESAQFGTGRYQLLFKPGTYHGLNAQLGFYTSISGLGLSPDDTTIHGDVTVDAGWFGGNATQNFWRSAENLALVPVNGTNRWAVAQAAPFRRMHIRGGLNLSPDGYGWASGGYIADSRIDGQVGPYSQQQWYTRDSTIGSWLNGVWNMVFSGVEGAPAQSFPNPPYTTLPTTPVSREKPFLYLAGSEFRVFLPEKRTNARGVTWGNGTPRGTSLPLSQFYVARPGVSAATLNQALAQGLHLLLTPGIYHVDQPIRVDRARTVVLGLGYATIIPDGGVTALKVADVDGVRLAGFLIDAGTVNSATLLEVGPPGASRDHAANPNTVQDVFIRIGGAGAGKATTSMVVNSRHTIVDHTWVWRADHGDGVGWETNRADHGVVVNGSDVLATGLFVEHFNKYDVQWNGERGRTIFFQNEKAYDAPNQAAIQNGPVKGYAAYKVGDHVTVHEGWGLGSYCYYNVDPTIVQHHGFAAPNRPGVRFHDLLVVSLGGNGQYERVINETGAPTSGTSTVPSTVVSYP is encoded by the coding sequence CGCTCCCGCCTCCGCCTCCCCGGCCCGCACAGGCCCGCGTGCCCTGCCGGGCGGCGGCGACCTCGGCCCGAACGTCCTCGTCTTCGACCCCGGCACCCCGGGCATACAGGCCCGGCTGGACGAGGTCTTCGCCCGCCAGGAGTCGGCGCAGTTCGGCACCGGCCGCTACCAGTTGCTGTTCAAACCCGGCACGTACCACGGCCTCAACGCCCAGCTCGGCTTCTACACCTCCATCTCGGGCCTGGGCCTGTCCCCCGACGACACGACCATCCACGGGGACGTCACGGTCGACGCCGGCTGGTTCGGCGGCAACGCCACGCAGAACTTCTGGCGTTCGGCGGAGAACCTCGCCCTGGTGCCGGTGAACGGCACCAACCGCTGGGCCGTCGCCCAGGCCGCCCCGTTCCGCCGGATGCACATACGCGGCGGCCTCAACCTCTCCCCCGACGGCTACGGCTGGGCGAGCGGCGGCTACATCGCCGACAGCCGTATCGACGGCCAGGTCGGACCGTACTCCCAGCAGCAGTGGTACACCCGGGACAGCACGATCGGCAGCTGGCTCAACGGCGTGTGGAACATGGTCTTCTCGGGTGTCGAGGGCGCCCCCGCGCAGAGCTTTCCCAATCCGCCGTACACCACGCTCCCCACCACCCCGGTCTCCCGGGAAAAGCCCTTCCTGTACCTGGCCGGCAGTGAGTTCCGGGTCTTCCTGCCGGAGAAGCGGACCAACGCCCGCGGAGTGACCTGGGGCAACGGCACCCCGAGAGGCACCTCGCTGCCGCTGTCCCAGTTCTACGTGGCCCGGCCGGGCGTGTCGGCGGCCACCCTCAACCAGGCGCTCGCCCAGGGCCTGCACCTGCTGCTGACGCCGGGGATCTACCACGTGGACCAGCCGATCCGGGTGGACCGCGCCCGCACGGTCGTGCTGGGCCTGGGGTACGCGACGATCATCCCGGACGGCGGCGTCACGGCCCTGAAGGTCGCCGACGTCGACGGCGTACGGCTCGCGGGCTTCCTGATCGACGCCGGCACGGTGAACTCCGCCACCCTGCTGGAGGTCGGTCCGCCCGGGGCGTCGCGGGACCACGCCGCCAACCCGAACACCGTGCAGGACGTGTTCATCCGCATCGGCGGCGCGGGGGCCGGCAAGGCCACCACCAGCATGGTCGTCAACAGCCGGCACACCATCGTCGACCACACCTGGGTCTGGCGCGCCGACCACGGCGACGGCGTCGGCTGGGAGACCAACCGGGCCGACCACGGCGTCGTCGTGAACGGCTCCGACGTCCTCGCCACCGGCCTGTTCGTCGAACACTTCAACAAGTACGACGTGCAGTGGAACGGCGAACGGGGGCGCACGATCTTCTTCCAGAACGAGAAGGCGTACGACGCCCCGAACCAGGCCGCCATCCAGAACGGGCCGGTCAAGGGCTACGCCGCCTACAAGGTCGGCGACCACGTGACCGTGCACGAGGGCTGGGGCCTGGGCAGCTACTGCTACTACAACGTGGACCCGACGATCGTGCAGCACCACGGCTTCGCCGCCCCGAACCGGCCCGGCGTGCGCTTCCACGACCTGCTGGTCGTCTCGCTCGGCGGCAACGGCCAGTACGAGCGCGTCATCAACGAGACGGGCGCGCCGACGTCGGGGACGTCGACGGTGCCGTCCACGGTGGTGTCGTACCCGTGA